A genome region from bacterium includes the following:
- the tal gene encoding transaldolase — protein sequence MSSLDDLYRDYGQSPWLDNLRREWINNGELSHWVERGVRGLTSNPSIFQKAMTSGDEYDEQFSRLLAEGMSVADAYWELVLTDISGALDALAPVHEESDGIDGFVSVEVDPKLARDTDSTLAAARALNQRVDRSNLYVKIPGTAEGLPAIQAMTAEGRSVNVTLLFSLSRYADVIEAYLCGLEECEGDLSTVSGVASFFISRTDTEVDRRLEAIGTPEALALRGQTAVAQGQVAYQIFNQKFSGPRWEALEARGARVQRPLWASTSTKNPAYPDTLYVDQLIGPDTVNTLPDATLEAFLDHGELARTVDADPSAAQAILDRVTDVGVDLEAVASRLEDEGVSAFVKSFDDLIESLTATADRLMEGHQ from the coding sequence ATGAGCAGTCTCGATGACTTGTATCGCGACTACGGACAGAGTCCATGGCTGGACAATCTGCGCCGTGAGTGGATCAACAACGGAGAGCTGTCCCATTGGGTGGAGCGGGGGGTAAGGGGGTTGACCTCCAATCCCAGCATCTTCCAGAAGGCCATGACCTCGGGAGACGAATACGACGAGCAGTTTTCCAGGCTGTTGGCCGAAGGCATGAGCGTTGCCGATGCCTACTGGGAACTCGTTCTGACCGATATCAGCGGAGCACTCGACGCGCTCGCCCCGGTACACGAGGAAAGCGACGGGATTGACGGTTTCGTCTCCGTGGAAGTTGATCCGAAGCTGGCCCGCGACACCGACAGCACCCTGGCCGCGGCCCGGGCGCTCAACCAGCGCGTTGACCGTTCCAATCTCTATGTGAAGATCCCCGGAACGGCCGAGGGACTGCCCGCCATACAGGCCATGACTGCCGAGGGTCGAAGCGTCAACGTGACCCTGCTGTTCTCCTTGTCCCGCTATGCCGATGTCATCGAGGCCTATCTCTGCGGCCTAGAAGAATGCGAGGGTGATCTGTCAACGGTGTCCGGGGTGGCGTCGTTTTTCATCAGCCGCACCGACACCGAGGTAGACCGCCGACTCGAGGCCATCGGAACCCCCGAAGCCCTGGCCCTGCGGGGCCAAACCGCGGTGGCTCAAGGCCAAGTGGCCTATCAGATCTTCAACCAGAAGTTCTCAGGCCCGCGCTGGGAGGCCCTGGAGGCGCGGGGAGCGCGCGTGCAAAGGCCTCTGTGGGCTTCCACTTCCACCAAGAACCCGGCTTATCCTGACACCCTCTATGTCGACCAGCTCATCGGACCCGACACCGTGAATACGCTGCCCGATGCCACCCTGGAGGCGTTCTTGGACCATGGCGAGCTGGCCCGCACCGTGGATGCCGACCCCTCCGCCGCTCAAGCGATTCTGGATAGAGTCACCGACGTGGGTGTGGATCTGGAGGCAGTGGCCAGCCGTTTGGAAGACGAGGGAGTGTCCGCATTCGTGAAGTCATTCGATGACCTGATCGAGAGCTTGACCGCCACCGCTGACCGATTGATGGAAGGCCATCAGTGA
- the tkt gene encoding transketolase: MAEFPAALEAQGISVIRGLAMDAPHQARSGHQGTAMAMAPLAHVLWTRIMRYDADDPGWPDRDRFVLSAGHASILLYSMLHLTGQGLSLDDLRDFRQWGSRTPGHPETGHTAGVEVTTGPLGQGIANAVGMAVAERWLRHRFGADVCNHRVFALCSDGDLSEGISHEASSLAGHQQLDRLICIYDDNRITIDGSTGLSLSDDAAQRFAAYGWHIVNLGEAAEDLDALEAGIRAAMAVGDAPSLIVLRSHVAYPSPGQTDNHEAHGYSLFDDEIAATKAVMGLPADESFYVPAGVADAYRASGRRSAPERTAWQERVDALGPQRSEYEACLAGRGLPGWENKLPSWPAGESVATRKASSACLNAMADAVPGLVAGGADLTGNTGTNLSDTEPLNSAHPAGRQLYFGIREHAMGALLNGAALHGGLVPVGGTFLVFSDYMRPAVRLAALSGAHSIFVWSHDSVGVGEDGPTHQPIEHVMSLRAIPGLRVFRPADGNEVAQAWRLAVDNDGPSAMILTRQNVPTLEGSSAAEGVARGAYTLADCSEPDVILVGTGSEVSVCVDAAAALSQQGIAARVVSMPCWELFAEQDPTYRDAVLPDQVPKLSVEAGVTLGWERWVDHPVGIDRFGASAPGSVVLEKLGINPDNVAAQAESLVRSKE; the protein is encoded by the coding sequence ATGGCTGAGTTCCCTGCTGCTCTCGAAGCCCAAGGCATCAGCGTCATCCGCGGTCTGGCTATGGACGCTCCCCACCAAGCCCGCTCCGGGCATCAGGGAACAGCCATGGCCATGGCACCGCTAGCCCATGTGCTCTGGACCCGCATCATGCGCTACGACGCTGACGACCCGGGGTGGCCCGACCGTGACCGCTTCGTCCTCAGCGCGGGCCATGCGTCAATCCTCTTGTACTCCATGCTCCACCTGACCGGTCAGGGACTGTCCCTCGACGACCTCCGGGACTTTCGCCAATGGGGCAGCCGTACTCCCGGACACCCCGAAACCGGCCACACCGCGGGCGTTGAAGTCACGACCGGCCCGCTTGGGCAGGGCATCGCCAACGCGGTGGGGATGGCGGTGGCCGAGCGCTGGCTGCGCCACCGATTCGGCGCCGACGTCTGCAACCACCGAGTGTTCGCCCTGTGCAGCGACGGTGATCTCTCCGAGGGCATCAGCCATGAGGCTTCCTCGCTGGCCGGCCACCAGCAGTTGGATCGCCTGATCTGCATCTACGACGACAACCGGATCACCATCGACGGCTCCACCGGCCTTTCCCTGTCCGACGACGCCGCCCAGCGATTTGCCGCCTATGGCTGGCACATTGTGAATCTGGGGGAAGCGGCCGAAGACCTTGACGCCCTCGAAGCGGGCATCCGCGCGGCTATGGCGGTTGGCGACGCCCCGTCTCTGATCGTCCTGCGTAGCCACGTCGCCTACCCCTCACCCGGACAGACCGACAACCACGAGGCTCATGGCTACTCGCTATTCGACGACGAGATCGCCGCCACCAAAGCAGTGATGGGGCTGCCCGCCGATGAGTCGTTCTATGTCCCCGCCGGCGTGGCCGACGCCTACCGGGCTTCCGGCCGCCGGAGCGCTCCCGAACGAACCGCGTGGCAAGAGCGGGTAGATGCCCTGGGTCCCCAGCGCTCGGAGTACGAGGCCTGCCTGGCCGGCCGTGGCCTGCCCGGCTGGGAGAACAAGCTGCCGTCGTGGCCGGCGGGCGAGTCGGTTGCCACCCGCAAAGCCAGCTCCGCTTGCCTCAACGCCATGGCCGACGCGGTACCCGGTCTGGTGGCGGGGGGAGCCGACCTCACCGGCAATACTGGCACCAACCTCTCCGACACCGAACCGCTGAACTCGGCCCATCCTGCGGGGCGCCAGCTCTACTTCGGCATTCGGGAGCATGCCATGGGCGCCCTGCTCAACGGGGCCGCTCTGCACGGTGGCTTGGTTCCGGTGGGCGGCACGTTCCTGGTTTTCAGCGACTACATGAGGCCCGCAGTTCGCTTGGCTGCACTGTCGGGGGCCCACAGCATCTTTGTCTGGAGCCACGACTCGGTAGGCGTGGGCGAGGACGGCCCCACCCACCAGCCCATCGAGCACGTCATGTCGCTGAGAGCCATCCCTGGCCTGCGGGTATTTCGTCCGGCTGACGGCAACGAGGTAGCCCAAGCATGGCGGCTGGCCGTCGATAACGACGGCCCCAGCGCCATGATCCTCACTCGCCAGAATGTGCCCACCCTGGAAGGTTCCTCGGCCGCCGAAGGAGTAGCCCGAGGCGCCTATACTCTGGCGGACTGCTCTGAGCCCGATGTGATCCTGGTGGGCACGGGCAGCGAGGTGTCGGTTTGCGTGGACGCTGCTGCTGCTCTGAGCCAGCAGGGCATTGCCGCCCGAGTGGTCTCGATGCCCTGCTGGGAACTATTCGCCGAACAAGATCCGACCTATCGAGATGCGGTGCTGCCGGACCAGGTGCCCAAGCTGTCGGTGGAGGCCGGGGTGACTCTGGGGTGGGAGCGATGGGTGGACCATCCGGTGGGAATCGATCGATTCGGAGCATCGGCGCCAGGGTCGGTTGTATTGGAAAAGCTGGGCATCAACCCGGACAACGTGGCCGCCCAGGCCGAATCGCTGGTCAGGAGCAAGGAGTAA
- a CDS encoding FIST C-terminal domain-containing protein gives MSRYGAALSEHPDSASAVGEVLGEILEVVGPSPDLAVVFTSASHREAISEVADAIHQVLAPSALVGATAVSVIGGPLEVEERPALSLWAAAQCPSQSIRLEAVRGPDGWAVGGMPANATGTLLVLPDPFTFPSEALLNAGPEMTVVGGLASAAGRPGDNRLILGRQVFDDGAVGVLLDPEVEVRTVVSQGCRPIGQPFTITKSEGNIVSEMGGRSAVDRLRETLLSLDEAERALVSKGLHIGIVIDEHKSEFGRGDFLIRGLIGADEATGALAVGDSLEVGTTVQFQVRDAATADEDLRELMADASAASALVFTCNGRGTHLFEGPDHDAAVVHEALERAPVAGMFCAGELGPIGGRNFLHGFTASVLLFP, from the coding sequence GTGAGCAGGTATGGGGCCGCTTTGTCCGAGCATCCCGATTCGGCCAGCGCCGTTGGCGAGGTGCTAGGCGAGATACTCGAAGTAGTAGGCCCTTCTCCTGATTTGGCCGTGGTATTCACATCGGCCTCCCATCGGGAGGCGATAAGCGAAGTGGCCGACGCCATCCATCAGGTGTTGGCCCCTTCGGCACTTGTCGGAGCTACCGCAGTATCGGTGATTGGCGGGCCCCTCGAGGTGGAGGAGCGCCCGGCCCTGTCCCTCTGGGCCGCTGCCCAGTGCCCGTCCCAATCTATTCGGCTTGAAGCTGTTCGCGGCCCCGACGGCTGGGCCGTGGGTGGGATGCCGGCCAATGCCACAGGAACCCTCTTGGTGCTCCCCGACCCGTTCACTTTTCCCAGCGAAGCCCTGCTGAACGCAGGACCTGAGATGACGGTAGTGGGGGGACTGGCTTCAGCTGCCGGGCGACCGGGGGATAACCGCCTGATCCTGGGTCGGCAAGTTTTCGACGACGGCGCGGTCGGGGTTCTCCTAGACCCCGAGGTCGAAGTGCGCACCGTCGTATCTCAGGGATGCCGCCCCATAGGCCAGCCCTTCACCATCACCAAGTCGGAGGGCAACATCGTCTCAGAGATGGGGGGCCGATCAGCGGTAGACCGGTTGCGGGAGACGTTGCTGAGTTTGGACGAGGCCGAACGGGCACTGGTGTCAAAGGGCTTGCATATCGGAATCGTCATCGACGAGCACAAGTCTGAGTTCGGCAGAGGCGACTTTCTGATTCGCGGTCTGATCGGCGCTGACGAGGCCACTGGCGCGCTGGCCGTAGGCGATTCCCTCGAAGTGGGGACCACAGTTCAGTTTCAGGTCCGCGATGCGGCTACCGCCGACGAAGACCTACGCGAGCTGATGGCTGATGCATCAGCGGCATCAGCCCTGGTATTCACCTGCAACGGCCGGGGCACTCATCTATTCGAGGGACCCGACCACGATGCCGCCGTTGTCCACGAGGCACTGGAGAGAGCGCCGGTGGCGGGGATGTTCTGCGCCGGCGAGCTCGGCCCTATTGGCGGACGCAATTTCCTCCATGGGTTCACCGCCTCGGTGCTGCTGTTCCCATGA
- a CDS encoding fatty acid desaturase, which produces MQFVIAVAVGIALTQLANLATTVYLHRDLAHKAVQLHPALRSIFKVFLWMATGISARQWAAVHRKHHAYTDTSEDPHSPARLGWLRVQLTNAALYRRSARDPRTTERYAKDIPVTAPDRWLLNRGIIGLALGIAILIWWLGVVPGIVAVAIHTVGYIGLGGSVNGVAHTFGRRPFDNSATNVTWLAWLTCGEGYHNNHHAAPTSARFARRWHDFDLGWWFISVASMLGLARIRHANVDALASRATTSVQV; this is translated from the coding sequence GTGCAGTTTGTGATCGCGGTCGCGGTAGGAATCGCCCTAACTCAGTTGGCCAATCTGGCCACCACGGTGTACCTGCATCGCGATTTGGCCCACAAGGCTGTGCAACTCCATCCCGCGCTTCGCAGCATATTCAAGGTGTTCTTGTGGATGGCAACCGGGATTTCTGCCCGGCAGTGGGCCGCGGTCCACCGCAAGCACCATGCGTACACCGACACCTCTGAAGACCCCCATTCACCCGCCCGGCTGGGCTGGCTGCGGGTGCAGCTCACAAATGCTGCCCTCTATCGGCGATCGGCTCGCGATCCCCGGACTACAGAGCGTTACGCCAAGGACATCCCGGTGACCGCGCCCGATCGCTGGCTGCTCAACCGCGGCATCATCGGACTCGCCCTGGGTATCGCCATCCTCATTTGGTGGCTGGGAGTCGTGCCCGGCATCGTGGCCGTGGCAATCCACACCGTGGGCTATATCGGCCTGGGAGGCTCGGTGAACGGGGTGGCCCACACCTTTGGGCGCCGACCGTTCGACAACAGCGCCACCAATGTCACCTGGCTGGCGTGGCTTACCTGCGGCGAGGGCTACCACAACAATCACCATGCTGCGCCAACGTCAGCCCGCTTCGCTCGCCGCTGGCACGATTTCGACCTGGGCTGGTGGTTCATCAGCGTGGCCAGCATGCTGGGTTTGGCTCGAATCCGACACGCCAATGTCGACGCCCTGGCCTCTCGTGCTACCACCTCTGTCCAGGTTTGA
- a CDS encoding acetate--CoA ligase family protein: METLSEFESKQLLATHGIQVSRDKLAHSAEAAVDAAVEIGGSVAVKLCGPALAHKSERGLVRLGLDNPDGVRSAAEDLLALATADDGEVALLVSEMVEGHRELIAGVVQTEQFGAALMLGLGGVLAEAVGEVVFRLLPVSEADCQDMIDDLEVSALLAPLRGEPAVDQSALAATLLGLAQAGCREGIEAIDVNPLVIRDGQPVAVDGLVVMSNP, translated from the coding sequence ATGGAGACGTTGTCGGAATTCGAGTCGAAGCAGCTACTGGCCACCCACGGCATCCAGGTGAGCCGAGACAAGTTGGCCCATTCTGCGGAAGCGGCGGTCGATGCCGCGGTGGAAATCGGGGGCTCGGTGGCAGTGAAGCTGTGCGGTCCGGCGCTAGCCCACAAGAGCGAGCGCGGACTGGTGCGTCTGGGACTGGACAACCCCGATGGAGTGCGATCCGCGGCCGAGGACCTGTTGGCACTGGCCACCGCAGACGACGGAGAGGTGGCCTTGTTGGTATCGGAGATGGTCGAAGGACACCGGGAGCTCATTGCTGGAGTAGTGCAAACCGAACAGTTCGGAGCCGCGCTCATGCTCGGCTTGGGAGGGGTGCTGGCCGAGGCGGTCGGAGAGGTGGTGTTCCGACTTCTACCGGTGAGCGAAGCCGACTGCCAAGACATGATCGACGACTTGGAGGTATCCGCTCTTCTGGCTCCGCTGCGGGGTGAGCCCGCGGTGGACCAAAGTGCTCTGGCAGCCACCCTGTTGGGCCTGGCTCAGGCAGGTTGCAGGGAGGGGATCGAGGCTATCGACGTCAATCCCCTGGTGATTAGGGACGGTCAACCGGTGGCAGTGGATGGCCTTGTAGTGATGAGCAATCCATGA
- a CDS encoding CoA-binding protein, with protein sequence MSPSPFDLFFNPRGVVVAGASTHPGKFGFVALHNVLAGGFSGRLFATNPEQPTILGVETLASVDEVPHGAADLVMVCTPPQACPDILRSAADRGIGAAFIASGGFREAGAEGSRAEDQLIELAHSLGIVVAGPNGQGLISTPAKLAAQIVAPVPPAGPIAVASQSGNLVSAFMNYAAHSGVGISRAVSAGNAAMVGVVDYLGWFANDPFTKAMAAYVEGVGDGRRFATAIREAAAAKPVVLVKGGTTARGAQAAASHTGALATDDRLFDGMVRQSGAVRAATIEEAYDAAAAFATQPLPAGPRTLVLSSAGGWGVIAADAVSNSDLELIPLPSDLEAAIDGLVPPRWSRNNPIDLAGGESRDTIPDAINLVADHPEVDAVIYLGMGIQANTASHLRSGPYFESADLARICEYHERQDGRFAKAAAEASVRTGKPILAATELAVTQPGNAGAVAMAAEGRYCFPSADRAVRALDHLWWHARWRNRHCSAAS encoded by the coding sequence ATGAGCCCATCACCGTTCGACCTCTTCTTCAATCCCCGGGGAGTTGTGGTGGCGGGGGCCTCCACCCATCCCGGGAAGTTCGGCTTCGTAGCCCTCCACAATGTGCTGGCGGGCGGTTTCAGCGGGCGATTGTTCGCCACCAACCCGGAGCAGCCCACGATTCTGGGGGTCGAGACTCTGGCCTCGGTCGATGAAGTACCACACGGAGCAGCTGACTTGGTGATGGTCTGCACCCCGCCGCAAGCCTGCCCCGACATCTTGAGGTCAGCGGCAGACCGAGGAATCGGCGCGGCCTTCATCGCCTCCGGGGGATTCAGAGAGGCAGGGGCTGAGGGATCCCGAGCGGAAGACCAGTTGATCGAGTTGGCCCATTCGCTGGGAATTGTCGTAGCCGGGCCCAACGGCCAGGGGCTGATCTCCACCCCGGCCAAGCTCGCCGCCCAGATCGTGGCTCCAGTTCCGCCTGCTGGTCCCATCGCGGTGGCCAGCCAATCAGGCAACCTGGTGTCGGCCTTCATGAACTATGCCGCTCACAGCGGAGTGGGCATCAGCCGGGCAGTAAGCGCGGGCAATGCCGCCATGGTGGGGGTGGTCGACTATCTGGGCTGGTTTGCCAACGACCCCTTCACCAAGGCCATGGCTGCCTATGTGGAAGGAGTGGGTGACGGCCGGCGGTTTGCGACGGCTATCCGGGAAGCCGCTGCGGCCAAGCCCGTTGTATTGGTCAAAGGGGGGACTACCGCGCGGGGAGCTCAGGCCGCAGCCAGCCACACCGGGGCGCTGGCCACCGACGACCGTTTATTCGACGGCATGGTCCGTCAAAGCGGGGCAGTCAGAGCCGCCACCATCGAAGAGGCGTATGACGCGGCGGCAGCTTTTGCCACCCAGCCGCTGCCGGCCGGTCCGCGCACCCTGGTTCTTTCCAGCGCGGGTGGTTGGGGTGTGATCGCGGCCGATGCGGTGTCCAACTCTGACTTGGAACTGATTCCCCTGCCCTCTGATCTGGAAGCGGCCATTGACGGCCTCGTTCCGCCCCGCTGGAGCCGCAACAATCCGATCGACCTGGCCGGGGGTGAGAGCCGCGACACCATTCCCGACGCCATCAACCTGGTTGCCGACCACCCGGAGGTCGACGCGGTGATCTACCTCGGTATGGGCATTCAAGCCAATACCGCGTCCCATTTGCGTTCGGGCCCGTATTTTGAGTCGGCTGATCTGGCTCGAATATGCGAGTACCACGAGCGTCAAGACGGCCGCTTTGCCAAAGCGGCAGCCGAAGCCTCAGTCAGGACCGGCAAGCCGATATTGGCGGCGACCGAATTGGCCGTCACCCAACCGGGCAATGCCGGCGCGGTCGCAATGGCTGCTGAGGGTCGATATTGCTTTCCCTCCGCTGACCGCGCGGTGCGAGCCCTAGACCACTTGTGGTGGCACGCTCGGTGGCGCAACCGGCATTGTTCCGCGGCATCGTGA
- a CDS encoding D-alanyl-D-alanine carboxypeptidase, whose amino-acid sequence MRRIVTPVLLLAVAFAALLGSNYLNNQFHENLGEVATDDSVPPGVGTPLVSTRRLTPLLAPSLTQSDFFDVLDELMATAPSSACVHVTLDGRGTTFHESNASIQVMPTEALLLPTLAAAHKELGPDYTFTTWVMSIAPKEDGVVNGDIYLVGGGDPLLLTPDYLATLDEGANRLHTPIEALAQQLVDFGLVLVTGAVVGDATLFSELPYVPSWPASVIEDQQIGTQLGLQFNDGWVQFPVPDLAEEGEEVVEEATEEAAGYHVAEDPPFFAAALFDDMLEARDVVIRRSPRSEAIPEQDVTHILGSIESAPLSDYYDQILDNRDIETTELLVKTIGRFTTGVGSTRAGLQAIDNVLARIGIDSEQSQFLQFDGSGLDPANVATCSVFTTLLDSDEFSPFFHELLPTAAEDPSLQSRFAGVEDPGRIKAFSGGSSNATAMIGYIDIGRGQEMTFAFIANQQDASDNKALRDLENRIVRHLATLRAKPSLDDIGLEPLQVG is encoded by the coding sequence GTGCGTCGAATCGTAACGCCAGTACTGCTGCTTGCGGTCGCCTTCGCAGCGCTACTCGGCTCCAACTACCTCAATAATCAGTTTCACGAAAACTTGGGTGAGGTGGCCACCGACGATTCAGTACCCCCCGGCGTTGGCACCCCTCTCGTCTCCACCCGCCGCCTCACCCCCTTGCTGGCTCCCTCGCTGACCCAGTCTGACTTCTTCGACGTTCTGGACGAACTGATGGCAACTGCGCCTTCGTCGGCCTGTGTCCACGTGACCCTCGACGGCCGAGGCACTACGTTCCACGAGAGCAACGCGAGCATCCAGGTGATGCCAACTGAGGCTCTGTTGCTACCCACTCTGGCTGCCGCACACAAAGAACTCGGTCCTGATTACACGTTCACCACTTGGGTTATGTCCATTGCGCCGAAGGAAGATGGGGTAGTAAATGGCGACATCTACCTGGTCGGTGGAGGCGACCCGCTGCTGCTGACGCCAGACTATTTGGCGACGCTAGACGAGGGGGCGAATCGGCTTCACACTCCAATTGAGGCTCTAGCCCAACAGCTAGTGGACTTCGGGCTGGTCTTGGTCACGGGCGCGGTGGTAGGAGATGCCACTCTCTTTAGCGAGTTGCCTTATGTGCCTTCTTGGCCAGCGAGCGTTATCGAAGATCAGCAGATCGGCACTCAACTAGGGCTCCAATTTAATGACGGTTGGGTGCAGTTCCCAGTTCCGGACTTGGCCGAGGAAGGCGAAGAAGTGGTCGAGGAGGCTACGGAAGAAGCAGCCGGTTACCATGTGGCTGAGGATCCACCGTTCTTTGCTGCTGCGCTCTTTGACGACATGCTCGAAGCCCGAGATGTGGTGATTCGCCGCAGTCCTCGCTCGGAGGCCATCCCAGAGCAAGATGTAACGCACATACTGGGGAGCATCGAGTCGGCGCCCCTATCCGACTACTACGACCAGATCCTCGACAATCGAGACATCGAGACCACTGAGTTGCTGGTCAAGACAATTGGACGATTTACGACGGGGGTGGGAAGCACTCGAGCCGGGCTTCAGGCGATCGACAATGTGCTGGCTAGGATTGGGATTGACTCCGAACAATCTCAATTCCTACAGTTCGATGGCTCTGGTCTAGATCCGGCCAATGTCGCAACCTGTTCGGTGTTCACCACACTGCTCGACAGCGACGAGTTCAGTCCCTTCTTCCATGAACTCCTGCCCACCGCTGCCGAGGACCCCTCGCTTCAGAGCCGGTTTGCCGGTGTCGAAGATCCCGGGAGGATCAAAGCCTTTTCGGGCGGCTCATCGAACGCCACCGCGATGATCGGCTATATCGACATAGGCCGAGGCCAGGAGATGACATTCGCCTTTATCGCCAACCAGCAAGACGCGTCCGACAATAAGGCGCTTCGGGATCTGGAGAACCGCATCGTCCGGCATCTGGCCACCCTGAGGGCGAAGCCGAGCCTCGACGACATCGGCCTCGAACCGCTCCAAGTCGGCTGA
- a CDS encoding LON peptidase substrate-binding domain-containing protein, protein MTKTPTMPMFPLGMVMLPTMVAPIHVFEPRYRQMTKDCLEGDREFGVVLIERGSEVGGGDTRTDTGTAARIINAQELPDGRWGLVAEGMRRIQVSQWLEDDPYPQAEVQDWPDTELGRDAEAEVAAGLPPVAAAWRRVLALQSELGAPGPPATLDVSDDPSTAVWQLASLSPMGPFDRQRLLTADSAAHRLGLLAEFLADAEEIIRARIEMG, encoded by the coding sequence ATGACCAAAACCCCGACGATGCCGATGTTCCCACTGGGCATGGTGATGTTGCCCACGATGGTGGCGCCTATCCACGTTTTCGAGCCCAGGTACCGGCAGATGACAAAGGACTGCTTGGAAGGGGACCGGGAATTCGGCGTGGTGCTGATTGAACGAGGCAGTGAAGTCGGCGGTGGAGACACCCGAACCGACACCGGAACCGCGGCCAGGATCATCAACGCCCAAGAGCTTCCCGATGGGCGGTGGGGTCTGGTTGCCGAAGGCATGCGCCGCATTCAGGTCTCCCAGTGGCTGGAGGACGATCCCTATCCTCAGGCCGAGGTTCAAGACTGGCCCGATACCGAGCTTGGCCGCGACGCGGAGGCAGAAGTGGCCGCTGGTCTGCCCCCCGTAGCGGCCGCGTGGCGCCGAGTACTGGCCTTGCAGTCCGAATTGGGGGCTCCCGGGCCCCCGGCAACCCTTGATGTGTCCGATGACCCCTCGACCGCCGTTTGGCAGCTTGCGTCTTTGTCGCCCATGGGCCCATTTGACCGCCAGCGGCTGTTGACGGCGGACAGCGCCGCCCATCGCTTGGGTCTGCTGGCGGAATTCCTGGCCGATGCCGAAGAGATCATTCGGGCCAGAATCGAAATGGGGTAG
- a CDS encoding tRNA (adenine-N1)-methyltransferase, with protein MSRVLQAGEMVLFTDRKGRRYLATLTEGCDFHTHAGSVAHDNLIGGTEGMQVRTTRNAELTVWRPTLRDYVLKMPRGAQVVYPKDSAAILMHADVFPGARVLESGVGSGALSLSLVRAGALVMGYEIREDFAQRAIENVTSFLGPEAADSYQVEIRDCYLGIEAEGLDRVVLDLPEPWQVIPHAESSLLPGGILVAYTPSIVQAVQLREACEPGPWASVSTVEILHRDWHIKGDAVRPEHRMVGHTGFVTSARRLAD; from the coding sequence GTGAGCCGAGTGCTCCAGGCCGGCGAGATGGTCCTGTTCACCGACCGGAAGGGCCGCCGCTATCTGGCCACGCTGACTGAGGGCTGCGATTTTCACACCCACGCGGGCTCGGTGGCCCACGACAATTTGATTGGTGGCACCGAAGGCATGCAGGTGCGAACGACCCGCAATGCCGAACTGACTGTTTGGCGTCCCACCCTGCGTGACTACGTGCTGAAGATGCCCCGGGGAGCACAGGTGGTGTATCCCAAAGACAGTGCGGCCATCCTCATGCATGCCGATGTCTTTCCCGGCGCACGAGTGCTGGAGTCGGGTGTGGGGTCAGGGGCGCTGTCACTGAGCCTGGTGAGAGCCGGCGCGTTGGTGATGGGCTACGAAATCAGAGAGGACTTCGCCCAACGGGCCATCGAGAACGTGACCAGCTTTCTCGGCCCTGAGGCTGCTGACAGCTACCAGGTAGAGATCCGGGACTGCTATCTGGGGATCGAGGCCGAGGGACTGGACCGAGTGGTGTTGGATTTGCCCGAGCCCTGGCAGGTGATACCCCATGCGGAGAGCTCTCTACTCCCCGGCGGCATCCTGGTGGCCTACACGCCGAGCATCGTTCAAGCGGTGCAGTTGCGTGAAGCCTGCGAGCCCGGTCCTTGGGCATCGGTGTCTACTGTGGAGATACTCCACCGCGACTGGCACATCAAGGGCGACGCGGTGAGGCCCGAGCATCGAATGGTGGGCCATACCGGCTTTGTTACCTCTGCTCGGCGACTCGCGGACTAG
- a CDS encoding ferredoxin, protein MKVWIDQDLCTGDGLCEEIAPDVFTLLDDGLAYVKEGDKVFSEPGGVEGLAIVPEGQEEATIESAEECPGECIFIEV, encoded by the coding sequence ATGAAGGTTTGGATCGATCAAGATCTCTGCACTGGTGACGGTCTCTGTGAAGAGATCGCCCCCGATGTCTTCACTCTGCTCGACGATGGTCTTGCCTACGTGAAAGAAGGCGACAAGGTTTTCAGCGAGCCGGGGGGAGTCGAGGGTCTGGCCATCGTCCCCGAAGGTCAGGAAGAGGCCACCATCGAATCGGCCGAAGAATGCCCTGGAGAGTGCATCTTCATCGAGGTCTAA